The following proteins are encoded in a genomic region of Maniola jurtina chromosome 17, ilManJurt1.1, whole genome shotgun sequence:
- the LOC123874018 gene encoding potassium channel AKT1-like, which produces MSKPRRGRQFSENSLEIHIPSYPGSSRSLSIGPAQSSETIPEEDPILQKTIEFIHQDQEFLIAAEIGNDRLLEIYIRRGTDVQQIDYLGRNALHLAVCSNNIRAVQVLLDAGVDPNIKDKVGMTPLSLSLMRRPSFTVAQLLFDHGARLMPRSDPMDTGLFIQFVMMCVPTEEESRILKLLIDNGATVNDSHAPGGRQALHFAAMSNNTTLIRILVSLGADLYMRNHRDETPRDVAETFGCNAAYEFLCELEEDDSTSSCNETNI; this is translated from the exons ATGTCGAAACCTCGACGCGGTCGAC AATTTTCGGAAAATTCATTGGAAATACATATCCCATCCTACCCTGGTTCCTCACGATCACTTAGTATCGGGCCTGCCCAATCTTCAGAAACAATTCCTGAAGAAGATCCCATTTTACAGAAAACCATTGAATTCATACACCAAGACCAGGAATTTCTTATAGCAGCTGAAATCGGGAATGATAGACTTTTGGAAATTTATATAAG GAGAGGCACCGATGTTCAACAAATCGATTACCTTGGCCGAAATGCTCTGCATTTAGCTGTTTGTTCGAATAATATTCGAGCTGTTCAAGTTCTTTTAGATGCTGGAGTAGATCCAAACATAAAAGATAAAGTTGGGATGACTCCACTTTCACTTTCACTAATGAGaag ACCGTCATTTACCGTAGCACAACTTCTCTTTGACCACGGTGCCAGACTTATGCCTAGATCTGATCCTATGGACACTGGTCTTTTTATtc aatttgTAATGATGTGTGTACCAACGGAAGAAGAAAGCAGAATACTCAAACTTCTTATAGATAACGGAGCTACTGTAAATGATTCTCATGCTCCTGGTGGTCGACAGGCCCTTCATTTTGCAGCTATGAGCAACAATACAACATTGATTCGTATACTCGTATCACTTGGTGCTGATTTGTATATGAGGAATCACAGGGACGAAACGCCGAGAGACGTGGCAGAAACGTTTGGGTGTAATGCAGCATACGAGTTTTTGTGTGAGTTAGAGGAAGATGACTCTACATCTTCGTGTAACGAAACTAATATATAA
- the LOC123873677 gene encoding peptidyl-prolyl cis-trans isomerase-like 4, whose product MAVVIETTLGDITVDLYLDQRPVTCLNFLKLCKMKYYNFNLFHTIRSGFIAQTGDPTGEGSGGQSIWGILEGPDKRFFSGEKRPKIRHTGAGLLSMVCTDDMMVGSQFFITLAPDLDSLDGTHCVIGEVTEGHEVLTKLNEVICDEAHRPYRDVRITHTVVLEDPFNDPPGLRAPSRSPSPNPERLKGGRIAPDEEIDETQGKSAAEIQEMIEEKEAKARATILEIVGDLPDADIAPPENVLFVCKLNPVTTDEDLEIIFSRFGKIVSCEVIRDKKTGNSLQYAFIEFENKKSCEDAYFKMDNVLIDDRRIHVDFSQSVSKMRWLGKGRGVQYFDEEPKNKSRDEDKRRGRYREEKDLIDKRDSQSNGKRNNIRNDSDRQYRGDTEKNRQRKDDREGDKLNIDEREKYKHQRKYEKERDRRNKETDMQIRDDKEKNRLNKDNRERDRYNKDDNKRGVQHTEVEKRNSNDREMRRQHRDDREKDRLDRNNREKDREPRNEKEKNQQNKDHTEVDRQYRDDEKTDRQNRDEKEMDSQYRDVKEKDRHYLTDKGRQYKGDNNLKRKHIDDRDSDIQNRQKDISNRDDRGTERQQKNDREMDRQQKKDDRKRDRQSIDDRDINRHYRDSREKDEQPEYDTRKDRQQLTDRNRPYKDGNNQDRNERERDMQDRDNREKWERDGQNKDDAERDRRHRNDRQQRDDYRERSRSRSKTSHFHDNISRNERVKYTREIEHDKSKSYKSKSPTRRNQDTSEYKDSSDERRNNRNSSNSRHTNRERKHNDESKHRERSRESKKDKQRQDLDPKTPSPVIVGKKNKNSKQKNSKMISSKKQNKKGSSASKKKRKSSTSSDDSFESSSSSSESSTSSDSDNNKKKLRRKNRKSSSSSSSTSSSSSSSSSSDSSSESSSSSDSENNKKKRVKKNVKPPVKKPKKKL is encoded by the coding sequence ATGGCTGTTGTGATAGAAACAACACTCGGTGATATTACAGTGGACCTGTATTTGGACCAGCGTCCTGTAACATGTTTGAACTTTTTGAAGCTTTGCAAGATGAAATATTACAATTTCAACTTGTTTCATACTATACGCAGCGGATTCATCGCTCAAACTGGTGATCCCACTGGGGAAGGTTCCGGTGGACAGTCAATATGGGGAATTTTAGAGGGGCCAGACAAGCGATTTTTCTCTGGAGAGAAAAGACCCAAAATTCGTCACACAGGTGCTGGGTTACTATCAATGGTATGTACTGATGATATGATGGTTGGATCTCAGTTTTTCATAACTCTGGCACCGGATTTGGACTCACTAGATGGAACGCATTGTGTCATTGGCGAAGTCACTGAAGGGCATGAAGTATTAACTAAACTAAATGAAGTCATCTGTGATGAAGCTCATCGTCCCTACCGAGATGTAAGAATAACCCACACTGTTGTACTCGAAGATCCTTTCAATGATCCACCTGGATTGAGAGCTCCATCAAGGTCACCTTCACCTAACCCAGAACGTCTGAAAGGCGGTAGAATTGCTCCTGATGAAGAAATAGATGAGACACAAGGTAAAAGTGCAGCTGAAATACAGGAAATGATTGAAGAGAAAGAGGCCAAAGCTAGGGCTACAATATTAGAAATCGTAGGTGACTTACCCGATGCTGATATCGCTCCACCAGAAAATGTGTTATTTGTTTGTAAACTTAACCCTGTCACAACTGACGaggatttagaaattatatttaGCCGTTTTGGTAAGATTGTTAGTTGTGAAGTTATAAGAGACAAAAAGACAGGCAATTCTCTTCAATATGCATTTATTGAGTTTGAGAACAAAAAATCATGTGAAGATGCATATTTTAAAATGGATAATGTGCTGATCGATGACAGACGTATCCATGTTGACTTTTCACAATCTGTTTCCAAAATGAGATGGCTCGGTAAAGGGAGAGGAGTACAATATTTTGATGAGGaacctaaaaataaatcaagGGATGAAGATAAGAGAAGAGGTAGATATAGAGAAGAAAAAGACTTAATAGATAAAAGAGACAGCCAAAGCAATGGTAAACGGAACAATATTAGAAATGATAGTGATAGACAGTATAGAGGTGACACTGAGAAGAATAGACAACGTAAAGACGATAGAGAAGGAGACAAACTAAATATAGATGAAAGGGAAAAATATAAACATCAGCGTAAATATGAAAAAGAAAGAGACAGACGGAATAAAGAAACAGACATGCAAATTAGAGATGATAAAGAAAAGAACAGGTtaaataaagataatagagAAAGAGACAGGTATAATAAAGATGATAATAAAAGGGGCGTCCAACATACAGAAGTAGAAAAGAGAAACAGCAATGATAGAGAAATGAGAAGGCAACATAGAGATGATAGAGAAAAGGACAGGCTAGATAGAAATAATAGAGAAAAAGACAGGGAGCCTAGAaatgagaaagaaaaaaaccaaCAAAATAAAGATCATACGGAAGTGGACAGGCAATATAGAGATGATGAAAAAACTGACAGACAAAATAGGGATGAGAAGGAAATGGACAGTCAATACAGAGATGTTAAGGAAAAAGATAGGCATTATCTAACTGATAAAGGCAGACAGTATAAAGGTGATAATAACCTGAAAAGAAAACATATAGATGATAGAGATAGTGACATACAAAATAGGCAAAAAGACATATCAAATAGAGATGATAGAGGAACAGAAAGGCAGCAAAAAAATGACAGagaaatggacagacaacaaaaaaaAGATGATAGAAAAAGAGACAGGCAAAGTATTGATGACAGAGACATTAATAGGCACTATAGAGATAGTAGAGAAAAAGATGAACAACCTGAATATGATACTAGAAAAGATAGACAGCAGTTAACAGATAGAAATAGACCATACAAAGATGGCAATAACCAGGATAGAAATGAAAGGGAAAGAGATATGCAGGATAGAGACAATAGAGAAAAATGGGAAAGGGACGGGCAAAATAAGGATGATGCAGAAAGAGACAGGCGACATAGAAATGATAGGCAGCAAAGAGATGACTACAGAGAAAGGAGTAGAAGCAGATCAAAAACAAGTCATTTTCATGATAATATCAGTAGAAATGAAAGAGTAAAATATACTAGAGAAATAGAACATGATAAGAGTAAATCATATAAGTCTAAGTCGCCCACTAGGAGAAATCAGGATACATCAGAATACAAAGACAGTAGTGATGAGAGAAGAAACAATCGAAACTCTAGTAACAGCCGTCATACGAATAGAGAGAGAAAGCATAATGATGAAAGCAAACATCGTGAAAGAAGCAGGGAAAGCAAAAAAGATAAACAGAGACAAGATCTAGATCCAAAAACACCTTCCCCTGTAATTGttggtaaaaaaaataagaattcaAAACAAAAGAATAGCAAAATGATTTCCAgtaagaaacaaaataaaaagggAAGTTCTGCTTccaaaaagaaaagaaaatcatCTACATCGTCGGATGATTCATTTGAGTCTAGTTCATCAAGTAGTGAATCTAGTACTTCGAGTGACAGCGACAATAATAAAAAGAAGTTGAGGAGAAAAAATAGGAAATCTTCTTCATCAAGCAGCAGTACCAGCAGTTCAAGCAGTTCGTCGAGCAGTTCAGACAGTAGTAGTGAATCAAGCTCAAGTTCAGAtagtgaaaataataagaaaaagcGTGTTAAGAAAAATGTGAAACCGCcagttaaaaaacctaaaaagaAGTTATAG
- the LOC123874004 gene encoding putative neuropeptide precursor protein, translating to MLTTSLAAFIAVLVVTSAESSTNSKDGGPLAELPENWDQTKDDTQSLFLNKSDKNDLEPYPLALSEEGNSEGYDQTVEQRYDSPQATGELDNLIMRPELYAEPPAMEGLSAGYDSRRRKRGSGTKVGGAGAATKVATKNGSGKKNLKANDAPLPIDSAIQEHDSNRRKRGSGTKVGGAAASAKTATKNSGSNKKNFRPISERRKRDSGLSAADVRALLNLWEAQERRKQEWNANQWADRYYGRVNSLDEDQPEVDENGDVWYNEPAVLGPRERDFPRHSYFSEQNRMGLGRGMSDIYQVDPNELAQVEARRKRMYMNKVKRFMVARKRSDMHQNNYRPRDDLYTLAELLRSAPRVQEQDLPVYRRLIL from the exons ATGTTAACCACTTCGTTAGCCGCGTTCATCGCGGTCTTGGTCGTGACCAGCGCAGAGTCTTCAACTAACTCCAAAG atGGAGGTCCATTGGCAGAACTGCCAGAGAACTGGGACCAAACAAAGGATGACACACAATCATTATTTTTGAACAAAAGTGACAAAAATGACCTGGAACCGTATCCTCTTGCACTTAGTGAAGAAG GTAATTCGGAAGGGTATGATCAAACTGTAGAGCAGCGTTATGATTCGCCTCAGGCCACCGGAGAGCTCGACAATTTAATTATGAGGCCAGAGCTTTATGCTGAACCACCAGCGATGGAAGGGTTATCCGCGGGCTATGATTCTCGACGTCGGAAGCGTGGTAGCGGTACCAAAGTAGGTGGAGCTGGCGCCGCTACAAAGGTGGCGACTAAAAACGGATCAGGAAAGAAGAATCTCAA GGCAAATGACGCGCCGTTGCCAATTGATTCAGCAATACAAGAACATGACTCTAATCGTCGGAAGCGTGGCAGTGGCACAAAAGTAGGTGGAGCAGCTGCCTCTGCTAAAACTGCCACGAAAAATTCCGGAAGCAACAAAAAGAACTTCAG GCCTATCTCAGAACGCCGTAAACGCGACTCCGGTTTAAGTGCGGCTGACGTCAGAGCTCTTTTAAATTTGTGGGAAGCTCAGGAACGCAGAAAGCAGGAATGGAACGCCAATCAATGGGCAGATCGCTATTACGGTCGCGTCAACAGTTTAGATGAAGATCAACCGGAAGTAGATGAGAATGGAGACGTATGGTACAATGAGCCAGCCGTGCTAGGACCTCGGGAGAGAGATTTTCCAAGACATTCATATTTCTCAGAACAAAACCGAATGGGCTTAGGTCGAGGAATGTCTGATATTTATCAAGTGGACCCCAACGAATTAGCACAAGTAGAGGCCCGCCGTAAGAGAATGTATATGAATAAAGTGAAACGTTTCATGGTTGCTCGGAAACGTTCCGATATGCACCAGAACAATTACCGACCTCGGGACGATCTGTATACTCTAGCAGAACTCCTACGTTCGGCACCTCGCGTTCAAGAACAAGACCTCCCTGTTTATCGCCGACTGATACTTTAA